ATCCCTCCATCTTTTCTAAAAAACGCCAACAAAATGAATAAAACCCGCTTCTAGTCTAATTTTACTACTAGAAGCGGGGGTTTGTCAACAGTCTGAACAATATCTGACGCTGTGTCAGATATTGTTTTTTTAGCTTTGATTTTAATTTGTTTATAACACTTGTTTGATAAATTGTCTTTTTTTTCTTCATTAATTTTGCTTTTTAATGGTAATTTCATTACAATATAAGACAATTTTATTACTACTATAAAAATGGCAATTGAAAAAATTAAATTCAAAATACTAATAAAGCTCGTTAAGAAAGAATCCATTTCATCCCCTCCTTAATAGTTTATTTATAAGTCCAGACTAACATTATAATTATAAACTAATTGCCAAAAAATATACCTATGAAAAAATTCTTTATATTTAATATAAATTTTATTCTTTTTATTTGATTAATATTTTGCCTTTAGAAGATTTTTTTATTTCATATAACACTTCATCAGCTCTTCTAATAAATTTATTAATTTCTTTAGGGTTTTCACATATAATAGCCCCTGCAGAAAATGTATATCCTGTCTTTTTATTATACTCATTTTTTATTCTCTCTAAAATTTTATATAAGTCTTCTTTTGTTATATTTTCAAACATTAAAACAAATTCATCTCCACCATACCTAAATGCCTTATCTGTTTCTCTAATATTATCTAAAATAATTTTAGATATATCCCTTAATAATTCATCTCCCATATGATGACCATATTCATCATTAACCTTTTTAAAATTATCCATGTCTATAATTACAATACCTACATTATCTTGTTTTCCCTGCTCTAAAGAATTAACATACTTATCAAAGCTTCTTCTATTATAAAATCCTGTCAAGAAATCTTTTTTTGCCTCTAATTTTAATGATTCAATATGTCTTTTGTTTTCATATAGTATTGAAAATTGTTTTGATATATAATCCAAAAAATATAATTGGTTATTTGTTATGTTTTTTAAATTATATTTATTATCAGCAATAACAAAGCCTAAAATCCCGTTATTACTTTTTAAAATACTAATAGCACATTGCCCTTCTATATTTAATTTGTTATTCAATTTTTTAGGTAAAATTGATGAGGGGATTATTATAGAATTATTTTCATTATACAACACTTCTTTAAAAAAATCATTTTCTGTAAAATCTTCTTCTAATATATAAAAGTGTTTTATTTCTTTTTCTAATGATGAAAAATATTCCATTTTTTTATATTCTCTAATTTTATCTTCAAAATCATAATGATATTTTTCCATGTAATTCCATATTTCATTAGCTTCATTAACACCTTTAAAACCTAATGCTCTAGAAGCAATATATTTATTTCCGCTTTTTTGAAAAAATACAGCTCTATTAAATTCACCGCCAGTTCCTATTGTTATAATTGTTAAATACAAATATATTAATTTATCAATATCAGTATCACTTTTTGATGCCTCTTCTAAAAATTGCTTGGAATTTAATAATATATAAGATAAATCGCTACCTTTTAATAAATTATCAATTATTTCTAAAGATATCCAGTTATGCGATTTATTAATTATATATTTTATCAATTCTGATTCTGAAGCATTTAATATTGAATATTTTAATAACAAAACTTCTCCTTTAAATTCAATTAAAACCTTTTGTTTATATGGTTTATCAACCTTATAAATTTTAGAAATTTTAATCAAATTTCTACTTTCTGATATTTTCATAAATTTATATATATTCACTGGAACTTCTGCTGGATTTTCAGAAATGTAAATTTCAACATTTAAAGAATCTACCATTTTTTTCAAATTATCTAATACAAATATAAAACCATGAGAGTATTGAACTTTAGAAATATAATCTATATACTCTAATAACATGTAATTCCCCCTGTATTGTAACTTTTATTTAATAAATTGATATTTTATATTATTATATAATTATATCAAAAAAACGAGGTGATTAAATGAAGAAAATAATAATTTTTACATTTTTAATAATAAGCTCTTATATTTTTTCATATCAAATTTTAGAAAATTATGATTTCTATATATATATTAACAATCCAAGAAATTTTTATAATAATTTATATTCTAATATCCCTTTTTATAGATATATATACTCTAAAGAGGGAACAGGACAAGAATTATTATACGAATATTTATCAAAAAATTTATCAGATTCAGAATTAAATGATGCCATTAATTTTATATCATCAAATTTTCTATTTGTATCAAATGATTCTTTTGATATACAAAGTGTACTTTGGTTAAATCCTGTACAAGATACTATTAAGTTTATATCAAATTTTAATGGCATTATAATAACAGATTACAATAATCAAGAAAAATTAATTAATTTGATAAAAAAACTTTTTAGTTATGATGTAGAATATATACAGGGAGAATATTATATCAAATATTTGAATATAAAATTTTATTATCTCGGTGGTCATATCGTATTATATAATGATGAGATTTCTTTAGAAAAGATATTTAGGTTATTAGATGATTTTAATTCATTAAAACTTGAAATTAAAGATAATATTTATATTTCATTTAGAAACAATAAATTTAATTATTTTATTGAACCATTACAAAAAAAGTATATGTCAAAATATTCAGATAATCTTGAAGGCTTTCTAAAAATTAATTATAATAATAAAGAGATTATAATTGATATAGAAAGTTCTTTAAATTTAATTAATTTATCAAAATTTGATCCTGAATACAAACTTTTCGGAGATTCTATATTATTTTTTAATCTATCATCTTCTATAGAAATACAAGATGTAATATTTCAAATATTTTTACCAAAAGATGATTATTCAAAGGAATCTTTAAAATTCATTCTTAGTAGCATAATACCTGAAAACAGTTTATATATTACAGAATATTTTTCAAGAAAAGATTTGGGATTATCAGTTATCATACCTGGGGATGTTGATATAGAAAAATTAGATAACAAGTTAAAAACATGGGGAATAAATAAAAATTCTTTAGGTAACTACTATTATTATTCTATATATTACGATAATGTTGGCGACCCTGTATATCTATATTTCAACTCTAAACAAATGGTTATTTCTTCTATTCCACCATCTTTAATGAAATATTTAATCGTAAA
The Marinitoga litoralis DNA segment above includes these coding regions:
- a CDS encoding GGDEF domain-containing protein, yielding MLLEYIDYISKVQYSHGFIFVLDNLKKMVDSLNVEIYISENPAEVPVNIYKFMKISESRNLIKISKIYKVDKPYKQKVLIEFKGEVLLLKYSILNASESELIKYIINKSHNWISLEIIDNLLKGSDLSYILLNSKQFLEEASKSDTDIDKLIYLYLTIITIGTGGEFNRAVFFQKSGNKYIASRALGFKGVNEANEIWNYMEKYHYDFEDKIREYKKMEYFSSLEKEIKHFYILEEDFTENDFFKEVLYNENNSIIIPSSILPKKLNNKLNIEGQCAISILKSNNGILGFVIADNKYNLKNITNNQLYFLDYISKQFSILYENKRHIESLKLEAKKDFLTGFYNRRSFDKYVNSLEQGKQDNVGIVIIDMDNFKKVNDEYGHHMGDELLRDISKIILDNIRETDKAFRYGGDEFVLMFENITKEDLYKILERIKNEYNKKTGYTFSAGAIICENPKEINKFIRRADEVLYEIKKSSKGKILIK